The genomic stretch gcagtatttatacattccacagagcttatctaattagcataaactagatacatcagtcaaccaatcaggaatctctacacttaatgactcgcttttgttacttctcaaaccactccctctggcattttgccaggcaccatccagacttgtttacgaactctaacattcccctgactaaatgccaggtgttattttgacttgtttacagactctaacaggtgtcccttaatagatgaatggataaagaaaatgtggtatgtatactcagtggaatattactcagctttaaaaaagagtgaaattatggaattcgccagtaaatggatggagttggaaaataacatgctaagcaaaataagccaatcccaaaaatccaaaggccgaatgttttctctaatatatgaaTTCTAATTTACAATAAGGCAGGGAGCAGTAGAGAAGAATAGCACTACCTTAAATTAGATAGaggaaagtgatgggaggggagaggggatgtggtgataggaaagatagtagaatgaaacagacattattactttatgtatatatgtgactacatgaccaatatgattctgcaacatggaCACTCAGAACaaggagaaattatatcccatctgtgtatgatatgtcaaagtgcataagTGTATTCTattatcatgtgtaactaatcaaaacaaattgaaaaaaatctctctatatgagctgggcatagtggtgcatgcttgttatcccagcagcacaggaggctgaggcaagaggatcccaagttcaaaaccagcctcagcagtttggTTGAgctctgaacaacttagtgagaccctgtctcaaaatagaataaaataaaataaaaggctttgGACAtgtctcagtgcccctgagttcagtctcttgtacaaaaaaagaagaaaaaatctctGTATGGTTCATTGCTGTCATTTCagttattcatatatttaactGCTTGTTTCCCTGTAGGTTACTGAAGGAATCATAGACACATGCATGTCCAGAGATCACATTTATAGCTAGGTATCTGCTGCATGTTGTCCATCTATTAAtccattttccctttattttataaagttttaattttttaatggaagttattatttgaaaaaaatcctccttttttgaaaaattaagcatCTCACAATTTGATAACTCTGCTCTTAAATGCACTATAAATATCCTAGATTTTGCCTTCTTGGAAGAGGTCCAGATGATGACTGATAATCAGGAAGTGAATAATTTCTAacaaattctaagaaaataagcaaatggacCCTAAAATTCCAAACTACTTAGCTGTATTTACTAGTAGTATGTTTTGCTATACAATTGATGGTAATGTTTCAACTATTACTTATACTTTACACGCTATACTGAAACAtcttttcaaatgcaaataatGAAATAGATCCTAAAATAATTGACTTGAATTCCATCATTTAAAGTAGATGCTCATATTTCCAAGTCATATTAGCTCTTCTTCATCCTTTCAGAAGTTTTATCTTGAGAACAATCATCAGTCTGTAAAGAGTAAGATACTTCTAGTTGGAATAAAACGTGATTGGATAAATCAGACACTTATTGGGAGCATCCAGAAATATTGTACATTAAATGGATTTAATATCAATGCATAAGAGCCCACCATTGGCCATGAACTTTTGTCCCACTCCCACTTGCTTTCTGAGTTGGAAGTACTTAAGGATAAATAAACAGTACTCAAAATTCCCATTTGATGAAGGATGAGGAAGCAGTGTTTCCATGAAAAAACATAAAGCAAGCTTGTACCTTATATACTCTTGACAAATGCAAAATATTCAACCTAAGAGACTTAAACATATACACATGTACcaatgtgtgtatacacacacacacacacacacacacacacacatatatatatatatatatatatatatatataaatggcaCTGGAAATATTTTTGCCTTGAGAAATAGCTGTTAAAAAGAATTAGACCTCTTTTTCCGAAAAGTGTTTTCCTTGCTAATGAAAACTTCATTGCCTTAATGGATAAACAGCATAATACATGTATAAAACATTGGATTCAGAGGGAAGtttaatttcccttctctttcctctttctatgAATTTACCTAAATAGacaagtttcttttttatatatatcttcGACTTGTGTTTGTGAATTAGTGATGTTTAGGTCCTAGTCCTTTCTATGGTAATCTTCTCCATATGCCAATTGTCTCTGAACTCCCTGGAGGAGCAAAATCTCACAGTGTATAGAATTTAAGTACCATCATGGTAGGATTTCTACCACTTCAGACAATAGATTACTCCTCATGGCAGTGtgtctcaaactttaatgtgtatGGAAATCACCCGAGGACCTTATTAAAATGCACAGCGTGTTTGAGGAGGTCTGGGGTGCTGTCTGAAATTCTGCATTTCCAACAATCTTCCAGATGATGCCCAGTCTGCTGCTTGCCAGACCAGGCTTTGAGTAGCAGTGCTTCCAACTAAGAACTGAGGCTCAACTCACTTAAAGTCTTATTGCCACTTAAATCTTCACAGCTCCAACTGTAGGTATATTCTTTTTAGACTTAGATTCTGGCCTCAGGATAACACCCTGGTGAGAGGGAATTTAAGGGATTCTAGAATAGTTTGGATGATCAATCCTAAAATCAGACTTCCTGCCACCTAGTTTAACTTTGTGATCTAGTCTCAAATTTTGATTAAGATCTTCATATGTGTTCATTTACAAAATACTGGATCCCAAAGTGGCTGTTTTACTCTCTTCATTTTAATCTCCAATTTCATAACCTGCCTGGTTCAGAAGAATTGGAAGTATAAAATGAACAGCAGTTCACCTACCTGCTCCTTGCTTAGACTCCGTAGAGAGCCTCTTGCCAGATCCTAAGTCACCTGCTGGAACTTGGCATGCTACTATTGGCAGGACATCCCAAATACTGATTGCCTACTTGGATAAAACTGACCTAGCACCTGTCGCTGTATTTCATGGACTCCAACTCTTGCTGGCCCCAGACTTACGCTATCTCCTGGCCTCTGCATAGCTACGTCTCCAGGGGTGTGGCCCTCTTCTGGGCACTTAGCCCATATAGTTTTGATCAGAATCGACTGAAGTTTATTTCCTCTATACAAGTCCAAAGAGAGTTTGGGATACATTCTCATTTCCTAACCCTTGATCTTATGTTGATAAATTGATTCCAATAAAGAATTCATACTGttcagtgatttcttttttcattactaTATTCCTGAGTAGATGGGTAAATGgaatgcaaagagaaaacagaaagataaaatatgCTTGATAGATGCTTAATAGTGCTTTTTCAGTGAAATGTTAtttgacaaattttatttttgtcattgccAAACCATCATGCAAAATTATATCCTTTTGTCTTCCTGTTATATTtggacatatttaaaaaataagactattAGCTTATATGATTTGGGAACAGGAACAGACAATACCAGATGTGTATCTGGTCCTAATATAAAAGAGGATAATTAAGCACCTGGCAGATATTCTTAGTAGTACAATTAGATACTTTTTGGTGGCTTAGGATCTGGAGGTATACTTGAGTATACTTGGTTGATTTTGTGGAATTTTCTTTTGGGAAGCAGGAACTTTTTGAGAACATCATAGTTCAGTATTATAAGTTTTGTTGATTGTTTCACAAGTGACCTTCATAAATCAAATGGAGAGAACTTTATCATTCCAGCATAAAATTATGCAAGCATCTAAaccaaaaaatctaaaaagctatAAGGACTATAGATAGAATCAACACATTTTTCTTCAAGGGTGTTAGGCAGAAAATAGATGTACAGAGCCTAAATAAAGGAAACCAAGCTTCATTTTATGTCTACTCTGACCCAGCCTTTGTGAAAAATCCTAATCATTTAGTTTCTTGGGAGAATTCTTTACAGCAAATCATTACTATGCCAATCTTGTACAAGACAATATAGACTCAGAGAAGTTAGGCATCTTTTCCAGGATTACACAGCTATCCGCTTTCAGCAAATGAAACCATGCATGAGTTGGGctcagaaaaaaagcaaactcTTTACTTTAGGTAATTCTGGAGTATTGGAATTCCTTAATTTTACTAGCCTTTGTGTGGTAAAGCTTTTTCCCTCTCCTAATTTCCCAGGATACATAGTAAAGTAATTATTTGGGCTTATTATGGCCATATGGTGCCACGGAGGACCATCCATTCCTTCTACCAGGCATTTGACAACAAATGCCAGGAGGAAAGATGGAACTGTGTGCCAATCTGCAAGAAGATTGTGAGATCCATGTTATATTCTTGGAGGTGAAAAAGATATTCTATGGTGAAGTGGAAGTGAATATTTGTTACTTcagctttttttatttcatatattctaacaaaatacaaattattagctaaggtaattaaataaaatcctcATCTGCTGTTTACAAATGTTAGTGACTTTAATCTGGCAtttcaatactaaaaaaaaaaaaaaaatagtgcctaGTAGTATTCATGTAACACAGAGATGTTTGAGCTTTTTTTGTCAAATCCTAGGTTTCCCTTTCACCACAAAAGGAAGGCAAAcattaaagaattataaatacaAAGATTAACTTTCCTCAAAACAgaggtaattaaaataaatgtcataagGAAGGTGACAGGATTATTAGAGGTGCCATATTGCATATACTGGCTGGTATCTTTTCTTTAGGTTAGTAATTTTCAGACATATTAGGCTAATGTGGTTAAAGGAGGTTTGTAGATAAAATATGCACAATAGGGTGGATGTAGCCCAGTCTCCTCCCAGAAGTCCAGGGGCACTTTGCTCTCAGGCCTAAAGACACTGACAATGCCATGGACTTCAAGAGGTGAAACCACATATTTTCCTTGTCAGCGAAGGCTGTCTTGTCATCAAAGGCAGATGGAATTTTAAGAGCAGTCAATACAACCATCTTTTCAAGACTgtgtaaaattctagaaaaacttGAGCACAACCAGGTCATCATCAGATCACTACTGGTAAGATATTATCAGTTTTCttccctaatgcaaaccctacaCAGATGATGAATAACTTGGGagttttaattagtattttctTTGAAGGGATACCaaataaggaaattttaaaatgctggaactatccaaaagtataaataaaagatgaattttgtgattttgttgaaagagaaaaatcagattagggctggggtgtgacccagtggtagagcatttgatGTCCAGGACCTTGGGTTCTAACCCCACCATGgcaaacaaaggaaaagaatgtgtatgcagaacaaactagtatATCTCGAGGATCAATCAAAAGCACAGTAATTTCAAGTAGATACATATTACTTCTCAGGCAGAGATTAGCAGGctgaaattgaaataatattgGGTGATGATAATATCGCAAGGGAAGAAATCCATTCTTCATGAAAGGATTTGAAGTTTTTCAAGGATTTACACCTAGAAAGATATTCTTTATGACCACATATTAATTTACggcttatttgaaatattttgttaagttACATTGAAGCTCTTTTTCACAATTAGATTTAAATACACTgttggaaataaaagaagaattaaaaaaaatacttttactttttttttaagcatagcGAAATAATGTCCTCTACATTAAGGTAATCAAATCCAATGCTCTTGGATTTTTCTGGGGTAGACTTATCAAATTCACAAAGAAAACTCTCCTAGAACTAATGGAATTGGATTACCTTTGAATTCTCACCCCAACTTTGAATAGTCACTAATGCCTTTCTTTGCTCTTTTGGAGTTTGCAAAGGGGTTCACTAAAGCCTGAATTGATATAATTATTGGCTCAGATTGTTAGAGATCTAGGCCAGATGGCTATGGGTGTCTAACGTCCCAGTTGCTTatggtagttttcctagtttgtCTATAGGGTTTGGGGACCAGCAATTTGAAAGGACTACAAACTTGTAAAACAGTATTATTCATGGGGGCAGAATGTTCATCAGCGTGACCTAGTACTAAATACATTCATTACAGCCATTTCTATTCTGCACAATTTGCCACACAGCACTGGTTTCAGGAGGGGGAAAAGAAGACAATGGCttataaaatgcttttgaatGCCTAAAAAGAGGGAGAGTTCACGCTGAGActcctctgctttcttttttaaaggaaagaaccTTCTTAGTGACTTTAGCTGAGCTCTTCTGAGAGTAAGCAAagtggaaaaatcagaaaattactttttatacAGATATATGTTTCTGGGGGGCAAAAtagagactgggagaaaataaatggaaaaaaaagtgacaatGTGAAACAGCCAATTCGGAAGTGGATGGAGACAGCTGAGGAATCATGCAGCAGGTAGGGAAAAGCAGTAAGAATGGAGCCACAATGATAAACTTAAAAGGAGTTGCAGAGCAGAAAGAACATCataaataatcatattttcaaataagaataGCATATCGGTTTCTGTGACCTGGATAGAGCACAGCCTCCCATGGTATTTCCAGCATTTTGATGCACACAAAATGCAATTTTCAGCTCAGGCATTTTATTTGTCAGTGTAAACAAGCTTTGGGTTCTTAGAAATGCATATCTGAAaagtattttcataaataatgcatatattataaaaatttgacTTGTAAACGATTGAGTTCATGTCCCCTCAGTATCATCGTGGAGACTCACCACGTATAGATAGGACTTTTTGGTAGAAATTGGCAAGCTACAGCTTGAAATATCTTTTACCTAAGGTAAATGGGATTTTTTTGAAGTACaggacaaagaaataaagaattttgtCCAGACTCAGGAAAGGAATGACATAAGGTAGAAGTCTATTGTTAATTAGTTCCAAATTCTGAGGTGTTCCTTTACAACTCGCTAATTAAGAGAAATCAAGAGTGCATGATAGCCCTTTTCTTATCTTCAAAGAAttaagatgaaagaaaacagaaaatgaaacctCTTTACTTGTTCTGTTCTTTAACACAGAGCCCCAAGAAAACCTGCTGGTGAACAGAGGCAGAGAAAGACCCAAGAATTtgcagagggggaggggaaggaggcgGTCGGCGAAGCATAATTAGAAgcaagttttcaaattttattaaattcctCCACCAACAAAATGCACTTAGAGGTATTTTAAGTTAAACCAGCACTCAAGGACTATGAAAAGCAAGACGAGTGCATGTTTGTGGCAGAAGAAAGGGCaattaagaaaacaagaacaatttagagtgCCATAGAAATAAAGGCGACCAGAAGTTGatttaaagtttttcttctgTAATTTGTCTCCCCTTTGTCGTGGCACGCTCAGAGAAAGTGAATGCATTGGAttgaaaggagggagggagggaggcgggaagggagggaagagctCAGAGGAAGGGCGCCCTCCTCCccggcccccagcccccagccggGTCCCCTCTTCCCGCCGCGCGCCCCCGGCCCCCGCCTTCCTCCTCCTCGGCTCCTCCATCCCTTCCCAGCTCCCACCCTCGGCTCGCGCCCTCCCTCGCTTTGGTGACTCCATCGGCTTTTGATTTGGAAGCAAGCTGATTGGCTGGAAGCGATTCAACACACGCCGGGCAAGAGCTTTGTCTGAGTTGAAGTGAAGTTGTACAGATTTTCGACTGGAGTCAGCAATCACGGGTGTTTAGTCTGCAGCCGAGCAGAGAAAGCGAGAAGGAATCGCTCGGGGAAGAGACACTGCAGACTGCGCGGGCACCCTGCAATAGATGGATTCCGACTCCACCAGGGGGACAGCGACGCGGAGGTGACACTCTTCtgcctggagagagagagagaggacaaacGGCCGAGCAAACGCAAGCCTCGGACTCCCTGCCGAAATCTGGAAGTCGTGACACGGTGTGTATGAAACAAAAGTTTGGGAGCTATTAATTGCTGTGCTGGATTATTAAGAGACGCTTTCAAGTTTCAAGTACCAAATGTCGCTTAGCTTTAAGTTGCCAAAGGAAGTTGAGGGAATTGCTTTGCCGTTTTAACTTGCTCTGTGAGGGAAATCTCATAAACTGACCAATGCACCAAATGAATACTAAAATGCACTTTACATTCGCTTTTGCACTCCTGATAATGTCTCTCAACCGCGATGTACTGGGCAAGAATTTGAAATACAGGATTTATGAGGAGCAGAGGGTTGGATCAGTAATTGCAAGACTATCAGAGGATGTGGCTGATGTTTTACTGAAGCTACCTAATCCTTCTGCTGTTCGTTTTCGAGCCATGCAGAGGGGGAATTCTCCTCTACTTGTAGTAAATGAGAATACCGGGGAAATCAGCATAGGAGCTACAATCGACCGTGAGCAACTGTGCCAGAAAAACTTGAACTGTTCCATAGAGTTTGATGTGATCACTCTACCCACAGAGCATCTGCAGCTCTTCCATATTGAAGTCGAAGTGCTGGATATTAATGACAATTCTCCCCAGTTTTCAAGATCTCTCATACCTATTGAGATATCTGAGAGCGCGGCAGTTGGGACTCGTATTCCCCTGGACAGTGCATTTGATCCAGATGTTGGGGAAAATGCCCTCCACACCTACTCCCTCTCTGCCAATGATTTTTTTAGCATCGAGGTTCGGACCAGGACTGATGGTGCCAAGTATGCAGAACTCATAGTGGTCAGAGAGTTGGATCGGGAGCTGAAGTCCAGCTACGAGCTCCAGCTTACTGCCTCAGACATGGGAGTGCCTCAGAGGTCTGGCTCCTCCATACTGAAAATAAGCATTTCGGACTCCAATGACAACAGCCCTGCTTTTGAGCAGCAGTCTTATGTAATACAACTCTTAGAAAACTCCCCGGTGGGCACTTTGCTCCTGGATCTGAATGCCACTGATCCAGATGAGGGCGCTAATGGGAAAATTGTCTATTCTTTCAGCAGTCATGTGTCTCCCAAAATTATAGAGACTTTCAAAATTGATTCAGAAAGAGGACATTTGACTCTTTTCAAGCAAGTGGATTATGAAATCACCAAATCCTATGAGATCGATGTCCAAGCTCAAGATCTGGGTCCAAATTCAATCCCAGCTCATTGCAAAATTATAATTAAGGTTGTAGATGTTAATGACAATAAACCTGAAATTAACCTAAACCTCATGTCACCTGGCAAAGAAGAAATATCTTATATTTTCGAAGGGGATCCTATTGAAACATTTGTTGCTTTGGTCAGGGTTCAAGACAAAGATTCTGGGCTGAATGGAGAAGTAGTTTGTAAGCTTCATGGACATGGTCACTTTAAACTTCAAAAGACTtatgaaaacaattatttaatcCTGACCAATGCCACGCTGGATAGAGAAAAGAGATCTGAATATAGTTTGACTGTAATCGCTGAGGATAAAGGAACACCTAGTCTCTCTACAGTCAAACATTTTACTGTTCAAATCAATGATATAAATGACAATCCACCACGCTTCCAGAGAAGCCGATATGAATTTGTAATCTCGGAGAATAACTCGCCAGGGGCATTTATCACCACTGTTACAGCCACAGATCCTGATCTTGGAGAAAATGGGCAAGTGACATATACCATTTTGGAGAGCTTTATCCTGGGAAGTTCCATAACTACATATGTAACCATTGACCCATCCAATGGAGCTATTTATGCCCTCAGAATCTTTGATCATGAAGAAGTGAGTCAGATCACTTTTGTGGTGGAAGCAAGAGACGGAGGGAGTCCGAAGCAACTTGTAAGCAATACCACTGTTGTGCTCACCATCATTGACGAAAATGACAATGTTCCTGTGGTGATAGGGCCTGCACTGCACAATAATACTGCAGAGATCTCCATCCCCAAAGGAGCTGAAAGTGGCTTTCATGTCACCAGAATAAGGGCCATTGACAGGGACTCTGGTGTTAATGCTGAGCTCAGCTGCTCCATAGTAGCAGGTAATGAGGAGGGTATCTTCATAATTGATCCACGATCATGTGACATCCACACCAATGTGAGCATGGAATCTGTTCCTCACACAGAATGGGAGCTCTCAGTCATCATCCAGGACAAAGGCAATCCTCAGCTGCATACCAAAGTCCTTCTGAAGTGCATGATCTTTGAATATGCAGAATCAGTGACAAGTACAGCCATGACCTCAGTCAGCCAGGCATCCTTGGATGTCTCCatgattataattatttccttaggaGCAATTTGTGCAGTGCTGTTGGTTATTATGGTGCTATTTGCAACTAGGTGTAACCGAGAAAAGAAAGACACTAGATCCTACAACTGCAGAGTAGCAGAATCAACTTACCAGCATCACCCTAAAAGACCATCCAGGCAGATTCACAAGGGGGACATCACATTGGTGCCCACCATAAATGGCACTCTGCCCATCAGATCCCATCACAGATCATCCCCATCTTCATCTCCTACCTTAGAAAGAGGGCAGATGGGCAGCCGCCAGAGTCACAACAGTCACCAGTCACTCAACAGTTTGGTGACAATCTCATCGAACCATGTGCCGGAGAATTTCTCATTAGAACTCACCCACGCCACTCCTGCTGTTGAGGTAAGATCATATACTGCATAGATTGACTGATAATGTCAGGTGTTAATATTCAGAAGTTGTATATGTATCAGTTCTTAAATGTCTTCATTAATGAGTAACAATATGCAAATTAAGCAGGATTCAAGCTACATGTGTACATGTAGCAAGTACACACATCTTAGCATActgctttcagtttttcataaataatttatttgcatgTAATATGTATGATATTGAAAAATAAGCAGGAAGCACACAAGGAAATATCTAAATATAGACCCTCACTTTCCAGGTCAAGATGCAGCACAGCCAAAAGTTAAAGGGTATTGTTATAGTCTctcctgggaaaaaaaaaaaagcatccagaACCCCATCTCAGTGAATGTTGTTTTATTTATCcaactttgtatattttggatatctAGATGTTTTACAATGCAttttacagcatttttttttttagatatgttTTGCAACTGACCATGTTGAACTATAAAGGAAATCAATCAGTTATTTAAAAGGGagtcttttaaaaagtcaattgtaTTATTAGATCACCCAACTCTCCCTGGGATGGAATTCAGTTATATTTGGTGACTAGCTGCACAGCCTGCCACAATCCAACATATGCAAATCTTTAAAATGGATATAACATGTTCCATTACTTTGTATGAAATAACAAGTAActgtttttctttgcttaaagCCTGTGAGTacttggaggatttttttttccaggaatcaGTTCTGTCTATTTGGTTTCCAGCAGGTCTCCCAGCTTCTTTCCATGCTTCACCAAGGGCAATATCAGCCAAGGCCAAGTTTTCGAGGAAACAAATACTCCAGGAGTTATAGGTATGCATTATCCTTGTGTTCCCTGTTATGTCTCAGATAACATAAATGCTGAAGTGTAAAAACCATATTTTCTATGATTGATGTTTCTAGATATGCCCTTCAAGACATGGACAAGTTTAGCTTGAAAGACAGTGGCCGTGGTGACAGTGAAGCAGGAGACAGTGATTATGATTTGGGGCGAGATTCTCCAATAGACAGGCTACTGGGTGAGGGATTCAGTGACCTGTTTCTCACAGATGGAAGAATTCCAGCAGGTAAGAGAGTAATGACAGATAACACTTTATTTCTAGGTCTACTCTAACACCAGTAAAATAAACATTCCTCCAGTGCTTctatttcctatttatttgtCCTTTGCACTAAGACATCTGTGTCTGCATACTATTAGCACAATGAACAGAATTGAaacacttttaaattattttcttaaaattcatagTAAGCAGTTGGGAGAGAAGGAGTGAGAATGTAGACTTAATAAGACAAGAAAGAAGGGATgtgaagggaagaatagaaaaccAAACCACTTCCCTCCTCTTTCTACCCCAACTAGTGAGCCTTAGGACACTCTTGAGCAACTCTGTATAAAATTACTGGGTGGTTGTTTTTattcagtctgttttggtgcatGGTGGTGAACTGAACTGTAATTTGAAAGATGCATTTCCTGTGATGGAAACCAACTCACAAAATCAGAGACTAAAATACACTGGAAAGGGTACACTTTAAGcactaaaaataagagaaagaaaaggtggtGAGCATAGAATATGTCTTGCTACCTTTCATTGTCCGTCTATACCGTGATGTCTCAGAACAGGGAGCCAGAGGGAACTATACAAGCACACAGTTGGATGGGGGAGAGTCTGCTAAGTTTTGAACCACATTTTCcttagtttcccttctctctaatTGTACAGGAGAAACTGAACCAACTGGGTAAATGCTGACTGCCTCATTGTAGCAATTCTATTCCTAAAGGCTACAATGTTAAGTCAACTTACAGGAACACAGAAGTGTTCTTTTGGCTACTTATATTCTTAACTTCTTTGAAGGTGGAGCAAATGACTGCCATTTGACAAATGAAAGAAAGGTAGAACAGAATTCTATTGCTCATCTTGGTTCTAACATTTTCAAATACAGATAAATAAGAGAGTGTAGAAAATGAACACAGCTGTTACAAGTTGTAGAAGTCATGGTGGCAGGACTCCAGAGCAGCAGTGGCAGCAGGAATGGTTACCAGCCATAGCCCAGGGTGACTCGGGGCCAGGCTCAGCACTCTGGGCCCACTGGAGTTCTCTACCTGCACTGTCTGCTTTGACACTGGATTTGGTTGTAGTGGTGGTGGCTACAGGAtgttcatatctttttttttttcccccagatttgAAAACCAAAGCTTATAAAGGTTAGAAAATGGATCCCATATCAGGCATTTTGTACATGGTAGACGGGAGATTTGAACCAATCTCCACCTTTCTAAACACTACTTTAGCATATATATAAAGTAACAGGTTTCCCCCTTAATAAATTGAATGGCCTACTTGTTTTTATAGGAGGACTTACTAGCCTCCCTATTACCATTAAATGTTGCTTATTTCTGTTGTTCAGCAATGAGTGGGGCATCTCTGGAAGAATGAATGTGCAGAAAGAGCTGTGATGTCCATGACAGCTTATATTTGCCcaattatccattttttttttatattaataggCCCTAGAGACCACTTTTAAGGGAAATCTCTGACTATGTATGACCCAAGATACCTTACTCAAAAACAATgagttttattattcttatttgggTAATGAAGAAACTGATTTTCCATGACTCTGTGCTACTGTGATTCTCACAGAACCCCACCCTTGAAAACCATAATAAGTTATATTATCTCACAAAAATGCAATGGGCATGATATCATTCttgtattatatattaaaatttgtatgaagttattcattaaaatttagattttttttatcacaGTAAAATGGAGAATAAATTGCCCTTAGATAAATAACCTTGCCAGTTGTGGGACTAAATTATGCTAGTGACTTTATAAATTCTagaatcatataattttaatggcTAATCATaagtctgttttttttattttctattttttagaattaattaatttatttttggtgctggagattgaacccagagccttgtgcatgttaagcCCATGCTCTACCACTTAATTATAccaacccatatatatatatacatatatattgtgttttttaattttatgaagagGTGAAGACTCCTCTTTGTTATTTCTCATGTTTTCAAATTTACCACCTCTCTAATATATTTATGGCAGGAGAGTTATGTACCaattgaataataataacaataaatattaaggaaTAAAAACATTGGAC from Marmota flaviventris isolate mMarFla1 chromosome 7, mMarFla1.hap1, whole genome shotgun sequence encodes the following:
- the Pcdh18 gene encoding protocadherin-18 isoform X1, which produces MHQMNTKMHFTFAFALLIMSLNRDVLGKNLKYRIYEEQRVGSVIARLSEDVADVLLKLPNPSAVRFRAMQRGNSPLLVVNENTGEISIGATIDREQLCQKNLNCSIEFDVITLPTEHLQLFHIEVEVLDINDNSPQFSRSLIPIEISESAAVGTRIPLDSAFDPDVGENALHTYSLSANDFFSIEVRTRTDGAKYAELIVVRELDRELKSSYELQLTASDMGVPQRSGSSILKISISDSNDNSPAFEQQSYVIQLLENSPVGTLLLDLNATDPDEGANGKIVYSFSSHVSPKIIETFKIDSERGHLTLFKQVDYEITKSYEIDVQAQDLGPNSIPAHCKIIIKVVDVNDNKPEINLNLMSPGKEEISYIFEGDPIETFVALVRVQDKDSGLNGEVVCKLHGHGHFKLQKTYENNYLILTNATLDREKRSEYSLTVIAEDKGTPSLSTVKHFTVQINDINDNPPRFQRSRYEFVISENNSPGAFITTVTATDPDLGENGQVTYTILESFILGSSITTYVTIDPSNGAIYALRIFDHEEVSQITFVVEARDGGSPKQLVSNTTVVLTIIDENDNVPVVIGPALHNNTAEISIPKGAESGFHVTRIRAIDRDSGVNAELSCSIVAGNEEGIFIIDPRSCDIHTNVSMESVPHTEWELSVIIQDKGNPQLHTKVLLKCMIFEYAESVTSTAMTSVSQASLDVSMIIIISLGAICAVLLVIMVLFATRCNREKKDTRSYNCRVAESTYQHHPKRPSRQIHKGDITLVPTINGTLPIRSHHRSSPSSSPTLERGQMGSRQSHNSHQSLNSLVTISSNHVPENFSLELTHATPAVEQVSQLLSMLHQGQYQPRPSFRGNKYSRSYRYALQDMDKFSLKDSGRGDSEAGDSDYDLGRDSPIDRLLGEGFSDLFLTDGRIPAAMRLCTEECRVLGHSDQCWMPPLPSPSSDYRSNMFIPGEEFPSQPQQQHPHQSLEDDPQAAEAGEKKKSFSTFGKDSPTDEDPGDTSTSSLLSEMSSVFQRLLPPSLDTYPECSEVDRSNSLERRKGPAPTKTVGYPPGVAAWAASTHFQNPTSNPGPALGTHSSVQPSSKWLPAMEEIPENYEEDDFDNVLNHLNDGKHELMDASELVAEINKLLQDVRQS
- the Pcdh18 gene encoding protocadherin-18 isoform X3, producing the protein MHQMNTKMHFTFAFALLIMSLNRDVLGKNLKYRIYEEQRVGSVIARLSEDVADVLLKLPNPSAVRFRAMQRGNSPLLVVNENTGEISIGATIDREQLCQKNLNCSIEFDVITLPTEHLQLFHIEVEVLDINDNSPQFSRSLIPIEISESAAVGTRIPLDSAFDPDVGENALHTYSLSANDFFSIEVRTRTDGAKYAELIVVRELDRELKSSYELQLTASDMGVPQRSGSSILKISISDSNDNSPAFEQQSYVIQLLENSPVGTLLLDLNATDPDEGANGKIVYSFSSHVSPKIIETFKIDSERGHLTLFKQVDYEITKSYEIDVQAQDLGPNSIPAHCKIIIKVVDVNDNKPEINLNLMSPGKEEISYIFEGDPIETFVALVRVQDKDSGLNGEVVCKLHGHGHFKLQKTYENNYLILTNATLDREKRSEYSLTVIAEDKGTPSLSTVKHFTVQINDINDNPPRFQRSRYEFVISENNSPGAFITTVTATDPDLGENGQVTYTILESFILGSSITTYVTIDPSNGAIYALRIFDHEEVSQITFVVEARDGGSPKQLVSNTTVVLTIIDENDNVPVVIGPALHNNTAEISIPKGAESGFHVTRIRAIDRDSGVNAELSCSIVAGNEEGIFIIDPRSCDIHTNVSMESVPHTEWELSVIIQDKGNPQLHTKVLLKCMIFEYAESVTSTAMTSVSQASLDVSMIIIISLGAICAVLLVIMVLFATRCNREKKDTRSYNCRVAESTYQHHPKRPSRQIHKGDITLVPTINGTLPIRSHHRSSPSSSPTLERGQMGSRQSHNSHQSLNSLVTISSNHVPENFSLELTHATPAVEQVSQLLSMLHQGQYQPRPSFRGNKYSRSYRYALQDMDKFSLKDSGRGDSEAGDSDYDLGRDSPIDRLLGEGFSDLFLTDGRIPAVQL